The proteins below are encoded in one region of Mycobacterium sp. 3519A:
- a CDS encoding SDR family NAD(P)-dependent oxidoreductase — MESFEGRATVITGGANGIGFATAREFARRGARVMIADIDRGALDSAVSTLRGDGVDAHGVVCDVRKLDDVTNLADEAFRVYGEVHVVFNNAGIAYAGPIAETSHDDWRFVIDVDLWGPIHGVEAFLPRLIAQGGDSHIVFTSSFAGLIPNVGLGPYCVAKYGVVALAETLAREVRPNGIGVTVLCPMIVETNLLANTERVRSSDYGPATPSAAESVQQLASDPTDDSVLAVDDVARLTADAILTNRLYALPHRAARDSIRRRFERIDRTFDDQNADGWSH; from the coding sequence GCGAGAGTTCGCCCGTCGCGGCGCGCGGGTGATGATCGCCGACATCGACCGGGGCGCACTGGACAGTGCGGTGTCGACGCTGCGCGGGGACGGCGTCGACGCCCACGGCGTCGTCTGCGACGTGCGCAAGCTCGACGACGTGACCAATCTCGCCGACGAGGCGTTCCGCGTCTACGGCGAAGTGCACGTGGTGTTCAACAACGCCGGCATCGCGTACGCGGGCCCGATCGCCGAAACCAGCCACGACGACTGGCGGTTCGTCATCGACGTCGACCTGTGGGGCCCGATCCACGGCGTCGAGGCGTTCCTGCCCCGGCTGATCGCCCAAGGCGGCGACAGTCACATCGTGTTCACGTCGTCGTTCGCCGGGTTGATTCCCAACGTCGGGCTGGGACCGTACTGCGTGGCGAAGTACGGCGTCGTCGCGCTCGCCGAAACCCTGGCTCGCGAGGTGCGGCCGAACGGCATCGGGGTGACAGTGCTGTGCCCGATGATCGTGGAGACCAACCTGCTGGCCAACACCGAACGCGTGCGCAGTTCGGATTACGGCCCGGCCACGCCCTCGGCCGCCGAGTCGGTTCAGCAACTCGCCTCCGATCCCACCGACGACTCGGTGCTCGCCGTCGACGACGTGGCGCGGTTGACGGCCGACGCGATCCTGACCAACCGCCTCTACGCGCTACCGCACCGCGCGGCGCGAGACTCGATCCGGCGGCGCTTCGAACGCATCGACCGCACCTTCGACGATCAGAACGCCGACGGCTGGTCGCACTGA